Within Candidatus Chlorohelix allophototropha, the genomic segment CGTGAGGATAGGTATGCACCAGCATAACCGGCAGGTGCGTTTTCCGAACAACTTCATCCGCCACGCTACCCATCATGAACTGACCCCATCTGCCGCGCGCATGCGTTGCCATCATTATGATCGAAGCATGGCAATGATTGGAATAGTTAATGATCTCAAAAGCGGGATTACCGACAAAGACAACCGAGCGACATTTCACGCCCTGCCCTTCAATTTTCAGTTGCAATTTGTTGAGATAATCAAGCCCGGCATCGCGGCGTTCTTCTAGGTCTTTATCCAAATCGAAGCTATATGACGAAATAGGCGCGCCATATTCCACGGGTATAATTGGATTAATCACTTGCACAAGCTGGATTTCAGCGCCCGTTTCTTCCGCAAAATGAATAGCAGCGGGCAATACCGATTCGGATTCATGCGTGCCATCCAATGTCACAACCAAATGCTTAATGCCATCTTGAATACTGGAAGGTTCTAACATCAATTCGCTAATAAGCTCGGAAGTATCCACCGAATCAGGACGAATTAACACCATCGGAACATTGCAATTTCTCAGTACGCGGTTTGCCATACTACCAACTACCACTCGCGCCAGTCCGGTTCGACCGTGGGTAGTCATAACCACCAAATCGGCTTTCTCACGCGCAATCAAATCAATAAGGTCTTTATCATGCTCTCCGTAAACTGCCAGCGCTGTAACTCGCCCTGAGTTAGCGCACAAATCCAGCGCGGAGTCACAAATATTCTGTTTAATATTTTCAAGGTATTCTTCGGCGGTTTTTACAGCGTAAAGCTCATGTTCAGAGGTATCGGTGGTAAAAGCTGGAAGTTCGGCGACACGTAACAATATTAGTTGCGCTTTATAAATGTTGGCTAATTTAATAGCACAGGGTAAGGCTTTTTCTGCCAGCGGTGAACCATCCAGTGGCACCAGAATTTTAGTAAACATGAGAAACCTCCTTATGTACCTTACTAACAGACGTCATTGTCATGTACTACTCTGTTACAAGTTTAACAATGTTTAGTGAAAATATCGGTCAATAAAGGTGTATATAAGGTAGTGGTAGGTTGAAGTTGTAATTTTTAAGGGAACGAGGAAAATAAAAACCTCCCAGTGGGGGAGGTTCTAACTTTAGATAGCGCATACGGGATTCGAACCCGTGGTCTCATCCTTGAGAGGGATGCGTCCTAGGCCGCTAGACGAATGCGCCAGATTGAAGGATGCGCAAGGAGGGATTTGAACCCTCACGCCCGTACGGGCACTACACCCTGAATGTAGCGCGTCTGCCGTTCCGCCACTTGCGCAGGGAAATTATGATGCGGAAGGAGGGATTTGAACCCTCACGCCTTACGGCGCAGCCCCCTCAAGACTGTGTGTCTGCCAATTCCACCACTTCCGCAGTTGGGCTTTTTTAATATGGTGGGCGCAACTGGTCTCGAACCAGTGACCTCATTCTTATCAGGAATGTGCTCTAACCAACTGAGCTATGCGCCCAAATAAATAAGCCCTGTATTTAATTGTGAAGGTGACGGGCGGATTCGAACCGCCGGATAAAGGTTTTGCAGACCTCTGCCTTACCACTTGGCTACGTCACCCCTGTACTCTTTAGACTGAGGGTTTCGTGTTAGGCAGGGGCGAGAGGATTCGAACCCCCGACCGGCCGTTTTGGAGACGGCTGCTCTACCAGCTGAGCTACACCCCTACGTTCAAACCAACGAGTCGCACAAAGTGGGCGATACTGGTCTCGAACCAGTGACCTCAGCGATGTCAACGCTGCGCTCTAACCAACTGAGCTAATCGCCCGTGTAAGACATAAATCGACAACATTCTTTATGGTTGCGGGGGCAGGATTCGAACCTACGA encodes:
- a CDS encoding universal stress protein, with the translated sequence MFTKILVPLDGSPLAEKALPCAIKLANIYKAQLILLRVAELPAFTTDTSEHELYAVKTAEEYLENIKQNICDSALDLCANSGRVTALAVYGEHDKDLIDLIAREKADLVVMTTHGRTGLARVVVGSMANRVLRNCNVPMVLIRPDSVDTSELISELMLEPSSIQDGIKHLVVTLDGTHESESVLPAAIHFAEETGAEIQLVQVINPIIPVEYGAPISSYSFDLDKDLEERRDAGLDYLNKLQLKIEGQGVKCRSVVFVGNPAFEIINYSNHCHASIIMMATHARGRWGQFMMGSVADEVVRKTHLPVMLVHTYPHVKSNKEEEAGKLVGTI